Proteins encoded in a region of the Bacteroidota bacterium genome:
- the mraZ gene encoding division/cell wall cluster transcriptional repressor MraZ, whose translation MTNLFGTYECKIDAKGRLLLPAQLKKQLAPYLGDGFVLKRSVFEQCLELYTMAEWNAVMSKLNKKNRFQRKVASFIRQFTAGVKSIELDGTGRMLITKDLVSFAGIEKEVVLTVTVNNIIEVWDKDRYESVINNPEEDFGDLAEEVMGDFEELLQ comes from the coding sequence ATGACAAATCTGTTCGGAACATACGAATGTAAGATCGACGCCAAAGGACGCTTGTTGCTACCTGCTCAGTTAAAGAAGCAGTTAGCTCCGTATTTGGGTGATGGATTCGTATTGAAACGATCAGTTTTTGAGCAGTGTTTGGAACTGTATACAATGGCAGAATGGAACGCTGTGATGAGCAAATTAAACAAGAAAAATCGTTTTCAGAGGAAAGTAGCAAGTTTTATACGTCAATTTACAGCAGGGGTAAAGTCGATTGAATTGGATGGGACAGGGCGAATGTTGATAACGAAAGATCTTGTGAGTTTTGCAGGGATAGAAAAGGAAGTTGTACTTACTGTTACAGTCAACAACATTATTGAGGTTTGGGATAAAGATCGCTACGAAAGTGTGATTAATAATCCTGAAGAGGATTTTGGAGATTTAGCAGAAGAAGTAATGGGGGATTTTGAAGAGTTACTTCAGTAG